The genome window GGAAAAAGAGGCCAAGCCAGCCCTCTGCTTTCGGTGCATGGGAATCGTCGATGATCATCAGGCGAGGCTCCCCCTGAAAAAGGACGAGCACGAGAGCGACATGCAGCAGTCCGCACAAGCCGGCTATGATCCCGACATCCCCGCGGGCAGACAGCAAGGGGGCTTTCCACGATGGGGGAAGCCACACGCTCATGGGCCCGAGCAACAGAGTGACTCCAATCAGGAGGAACGACAAATAACCGAGAATCATGCTCCACCCTTCCAAGGGAGCGAATCCGGCGAAATCTTGCCGGAGCCAGTATGCCAAAAGAGTGAGCGGCAGCAGACAAACACCATACGTCGCCAAACGAAACCCATTGCTTTTGATTCTCACGATAGATACTCACGCCTCTCCTGCACCGGAAACGGTGTTTTTCTTTTAGATGCAGGAGGGGGGCATTCTGTTACAGCAGCTGGCATGTGGTCATGGCTATGGTGATTTAGGTATAATAGAGCTTGGCTTTGCATTAAGTCCGGAACATGAGGAGATTTGCCGATATGCCGTTGCACATTGTACTGCATGAGCCGCTCATTCCTGCCAACACGGGGAACATTGCCCGTTCCTGCGCAGCGACAGGGGCTCACCTGCATTTGATTCATCCGTTAGGTTTTTCGACAGACGATCGTTACTTAAAACGCGCGGGGCTGGATTACTGGCACGCGGTGAACATTCATTACCACGACAGCTTTGAAGCTTTTGCGGCGTCGCAGGGTCCCGATGCGGGGACATTCTATTTCGTGGAGACTTGGGGAGAGACGCTCTACTCTGATGTTTCCTTTCGGGATGGAGACTACATCATTCTGGGAAAAGAGACGACCGGCTTGCCGCCGGAGCTGACGGACCGGTATCGCGAGCAGACGATTCGGATTCCGATGAGCGGAGCTACGCGTTCCGTGAATTTGTCCAACTGCGCTGCTATTGTGTTGTTTGAAGGCCTGCGCCAGTTAGGTTTTCCCAGGCTCAAATAGCGCCGACCAATGAAAAGGGAGAGATCGCAAATGACCGTAAGTACCATCTTGTTTGACCTCGACGGCACGCTTCTGGAAATGAAGACAGATCCTTTTGTCAAAGATTATTTGAAGGAAGTGGGCCGTCACGTCGGCGATCAGTTCGATACACAAAAGATGCTTACGATGATCTGGGAAGCGACAAAAGCCATGATCGTCAATCAGGAGCCAGAGAAAACGAACGAGCAGGTTTTCATTGAATACTTCACCACGCACAGCGGATGGAAGCGTGAAGAGGTCTGGCCGCTGTTTGATTCCTTTTACCGTGACGTGTTTCCTACGTTGTCCCATTTGACCTATCCATCTCCATGGGCAAAAAAAATCGTGGAGGCGGCGAAACAGCAAGGATTCCGGATCGCGGTAGCGACAAACCCTGTCTTCCCGCGAGATGCCATTTACCACCGTCTCGCCTGGATCGGGATGACCGCCGATGAGTTTGAACTGGTTACCGTTTACGAGGATATGCACTCCACCAAGCCAAATCCGAGCTATTTTGCGGAAATCTGTGAAAAACTCGGGGTGGAGCCAACCGAATGCGCCATGGTCGGCAATCATATGCAAGAGGATATGGTCGCATCCAAGCTGGGAATGAAGACGTTCCTCGTCACCAACTGGCTGGAGGATCGGGGAGAGCCCCAATATCCGGTGGATCAGCGGGGATCTCTGGAGGAATTGCATCAGGCGATCTCAGCAGGCACTGGCGTGTTTGCGCGCTAAGATGGAAGGCAGGCAAGTCTTTTTGGACGAGCCTGCTTTTTAATAGGTGACGCACATTCCCACACTTTTCCCAAAATCATGCGGTAGGCTAGTCTTGAGCCAATCAGATTGGCATTGTGGAAAGGGGAACGGAGCATGAAAAAAGTAGTTTCTTCCTTATTAAT of Brevibacillus choshinensis contains these proteins:
- a CDS encoding ferric reductase-like transmembrane domain-containing protein, which codes for MRIKSNGFRLATYGVCLLPLTLLAYWLRQDFAGFAPLEGWSMILGYLSFLLIGVTLLLGPMSVWLPPSWKAPLLSARGDVGIIAGLCGLLHVALVLVLFQGEPRLMIIDDSHAPKAEGWLGLFFLSFPHEESLIPNWSRTGVANYLGLCAAAILLTLFLTSFQIVKKRLGGSSWKRLHLGNPLLFLLVIFHALIYIQSIKGEPHSFADFLWFAAIVWIARGVGFLHNVFRRKR
- the trmL gene encoding tRNA (uridine(34)/cytosine(34)/5-carboxymethylaminomethyluridine(34)-2'-O)-methyltransferase TrmL is translated as MPLHIVLHEPLIPANTGNIARSCAATGAHLHLIHPLGFSTDDRYLKRAGLDYWHAVNIHYHDSFEAFAASQGPDAGTFYFVETWGETLYSDVSFRDGDYIILGKETTGLPPELTDRYREQTIRIPMSGATRSVNLSNCAAIVLFEGLRQLGFPRLK
- a CDS encoding HAD family hydrolase; protein product: MTVSTILFDLDGTLLEMKTDPFVKDYLKEVGRHVGDQFDTQKMLTMIWEATKAMIVNQEPEKTNEQVFIEYFTTHSGWKREEVWPLFDSFYRDVFPTLSHLTYPSPWAKKIVEAAKQQGFRIAVATNPVFPRDAIYHRLAWIGMTADEFELVTVYEDMHSTKPNPSYFAEICEKLGVEPTECAMVGNHMQEDMVASKLGMKTFLVTNWLEDRGEPQYPVDQRGSLEELHQAISAGTGVFAR